A single window of Anopheles moucheti chromosome 2, idAnoMoucSN_F20_07, whole genome shotgun sequence DNA harbors:
- the LOC128308555 gene encoding toll-like receptor Tollo, translating into MEFLKIVVLLVALATVTVARSSLMNRMDVAPRGCKWQRVLDETGEEETPATVTTVLSCKLKTIGGTDTLMRNLSSYQIERINSLRLECSDILFFESSLEANQHSGAFLGSLRRLRDLKIEYCKIKYVPSMVLATLRDLRSLSLRTHNTDWSAMNLEFHPESFRGLTELKRLDLADNNIWNLPTDVFCPLFSLRHLNLTRNRLTDVSQLGFSDWGNGPTAPGKACNTGLEVLDLSHNDLLALPDNGLSSLRSLSVLMLQDNLLTALADRSFVGLGSLKVLNMSSNKLVALPPETFQSTRELRQIYLQNNSLSVLAPGMLEGLDRLEILDLSYNELTSEWVKRNTFAGMKRLVVLEIAHNALTKIDRHVFRELYSLQILNLEANQIESIADNAFSDLKNLVALTLSHNRLKRIEQHHFSELYVLNQLYIESNMIESMHGRALENLTNLNDLNLNDNRLTEIPEGLGKLRFLKSLDLGKNRISSVSNASFEGLEQLLGLRLVENRITNISRDAFVTLSSLHVLNLASNQIRHIDQSAFSSNPTIRAIRLDNNDLEDISGVFTSLPALVFLNVSDNQIRLFDYSHFPVSLEWLDMHQNNITELGNYYDLNNLQIKMLDVSFNRLTSVDAKCIPDSIETLFLNNNALEEVAVGTFLSKRSLEKVVLYGNYLRKLEIGALALTRVTDDREVPAFYLGDNPIHCDCTMEWLQGINKLAHLRQHPRVMDLDTVLCTMEHERGASIRPLMDLRPHDFLCRYETHCFATCHCCEFDACDCKMTCPDRCSCYHDHAWKANIVDCGSADYTEVPEHIPMDASTIYLDGNELRQLASHQFIGKKKLEVLYLNGSNIRDVHNRTFNGIPSLRVLHLENNYINELRGFEFDQLTNLNELYLDHNTIAFVGERTFESLRFLEVINLSDNRISEFRPWQAFAAASETGSLARVSLDGNRWRCDCESLRRLQRWVRGITGNFDLQRMICADGRVVADAVASCDSRQPGGSFGADAGAGEVDGEGPPAVHRTVLLGHGLIGGGYVPLLAAILVAIIGTALIVALACVFRQDVRLWAHARYGVRLVKDPIIVGAGRKEADSDRLYDCYLVHSVHDSDFVGRLLGAELQLHGYSVCLHHRDVHPGAFLADSLQGAADAARKLLLVVSMNFLQTEWSQPQFRVALQSVIESIRPAHRRHKIVLVLTAPVEIVAMDPIMHLLIRTCTVACWGERKFWDKLRYALPDVPKDRVPTKLGDITRSPANLRYTPAPTSLEQWCKISPSEGGGGAGGVVVPPGGPVPVPVAIPQSTPSQSTCNTEDESSSSASSQHYEAPMSQHYNMSRSSASLGHVYSTIPETPQMGRNGRAYFV; encoded by the coding sequence ATGGAGTTCCTGAAGAtagtggtgttgttggtggcgttGGCCACCGTGACTGTTGCGCGGTCCAGTTTGATGAACCGCATGGATGTAGCGCCGCGTGGCTGCAAGTGGCAGCGAGTGTTGGACGAAACGGGCGAAGAGGAAACGCCGGCCACGGTAACGACGGTGTTGTCCTGCAAGCTGAAGACGATCGGCGGTACGGACACGTTGATGCGCAACCTGTCCTCGTACCAGATCGAACGCATCAACTCGCTGCGGCTAGAGTGCAgtgacattttgtttttcgaaagTTCCCTCGAGGCGAACCAGCATTCCGGTGCGTTTCTCGGATCGCTGCGACGACTCCGGGACCTGAAGATCGAGTACTGCAAGATCAAGTACGTGCCTTCGATGGTGTTGGCAACGTTGCGGGACCTCCGGTCGCTATCCCTCCGCACGCACAACACCGACTGGTCGGCGATGAATCTGGAGTTCCACCCGGAGAGCTTCCGGGGGCTGACGGAGCTGAAGCGGCTCGACCTTGCCGACAACAACATCTGGAACCTGCCGACGGACGTGTTCTGTCCGCTGTTCTCCCTGCGCCATCTCAACCTTACCCGCAACCGGCTCACCGATGTGTCCCAGCTGGGTTTCTCCGACTGGGGCAATGGACCAACGGCACCGGGTAAGGCGTGCAACACCGGGCTGGAGGTGTTGGATCTGTCGCACAACGATCTGCTTGCCCTGCCCGACAATGGTCTGTCGTCGCTCCGGTCGCTCAGCGTGCTTATGCTGCAGGACAACCTACTGACGGCTCTGGCCGACCGTTCGTTCGTTGGGCTCGGTTCCCTGAAGGTGCTGAACATGTCCAGCAACAAGCTTGTCGCGTTACCGCCAGAGACGTTCCAGTCAACGCGCGAACTGCGACAGATCTATCTCCAGAACAACTCCCTGTCGGTGCTGGCCCCGGGAATGCTCGAGGGTCTCGACCGGTTAGAGATCCTGGATCTGTCCTACAACGAGCTGACGTCCGAGTGGGTGAAGCGCAACACATTTGCCGGCATGAAGCGGCTGGTCGTGCTGGAGATTGCCCACAACGCGCTCACCAAGATCGATCGGCACGTATTTCGGGAGCTGTACAGTCTGCAGATTCTGAATCTGGAGGCGAATCAGATCGAATCGATTGCGGACAATGCGTTTAGCGATCTGAAGAACCTGGTTGCGCTGACGCTTTCCCACAACCGGTTGAAACGCATCGAGCAGCACCACTTCTCGGAGCTGTACGTGCTGAACCAGCTGTACATTGAGTCGAACATGATTGAGTCGATGCATGGCCGCGCACTCGAGAACCTCACCAACCTGAACGATCTGAACCTCAACGATAACCGGCTGACGGAAATCCCGGAGGGATTGGGCAAGCTCCGTTTCCTGAAGTCACTCGACCTCGGCAAGAACCGCATCAGCTCGGTCAGCAATGCGTCGTTCGAGGGTCTGGAGCAGCTGCTCGGCTTGCGGCTGGTGGAGAACCGCATCACGAACATCTCGCGCGATGCCTTCGTAACGCTGTCCTCCCTGCACGTCCTGAATCTGGCCTCCAACCAGATCCGCCACATCGACCAGTCGGCGTTCAGCTCGAATCCGACGATAAGAGCGATCCGGTTGGACAACAACGATCTGGAGGACATTAGCGGCGTGTTCACGTCCCTGCCGGCGCTCGTCTTCCTGAACGTTTCCGACAACCAGATCCGTCTGTTCGATTATTCCCATTTCCCGGTTTCGCTCGAGTGGCTCGATATGCACCAGAACAACATCACGGAGCTGGGCAACTATTACGATCTGAACAACCTGCAGATTAAGATGCTGGATGTGTCCTTCAACCGGTTGACCTCCGTCGACGCCAAATGCATTCCCGACAGCATCGAAACGCTGTTTCTCAACAACAACGCACTGGAGGAGGTGGCGGTCGGCACCTTTCTCTCCAAGCGCTCCCTGGAGAAGGTGGTGCTGTACGGCAACTATCTGCGGAAGTTGGAGATTGGTGCGCTAGCGCTGACACGCGTCACCGATGACCGTGAGGTGCCCGCCTTCTACCTGGGCGACAACCCAATCCACTGCGACTGCACGATGGAGTGGCTGCAGGGCATCAACAAGCTGGCCCATCTGCGGCAACATCCGCGCGTTATGGATCTGGACACGGTGCTCTGCACGATGGAGCACGAACGGGGGGCCAGCATCCGGCCGCTGATGGATCTCCGGCCGCACGATTTCCTGTGCCGGTACGAGACGCACTGTTTCGCCACTTGCCACTGTTGCGAGTTCGATGCGTGCGACTGCAAGATGACGTGTCCGGATCGCTGCAGCTGCTACCACGACCACGCGTGGAAGGCAAACATTGTGGACTGTGGCAGTGCGGACTACACGGAGGTGCCGGAGCACATCCCGATGGATGCGTCTACGATCTATCTGGATGGGAATGAGTTGCGCCAGCTGGCCAGCCATCAGTTTATTGGGAAGAAAAAGCTGGAGGTGCTGTATCTGAACGGGAGCAACATCCGCGACGTACACAATCGCACCTTCAACGGCATTCCGAGCCTGCGGGTGCTGCATCTCGAGAACAACTACATCAACGAGCTGCGCGGGTTCGAGTTCGATCAGCTGACGAACCTGAACGAGCTGTACCTCGACCACAACACGATCGCCTTTGTCGGTGAGCGAACGTTCGAAAGTTTGCGGTTCCTGGAGGTGATCAACCTGAGCGACAACCGCATCAGTGAGTTCCGACCGTGGCAGGCGTTTGCGGCGGCCAGTGAGACCGGTTCACTTGCCCGGGTGTCGTTGGATGGGAACCGGTGGCGCTGTGACTGTGAGTCTTTGCGCCGGCTGCAGCGTTGGGTGCGCGGTATCACCGGGAACTTCGATCTACAGCGGATGATCTGTGCGGATGGTCGAGTGGTGGCGGACGCTGTTGCGTCCTGCGATAGTCGGCAGCCGGGTGGGTCGTTCGGGGCGGATGCTGGAGCGGGCGAGGTGGACGGTGAAGGTCCTCCAGCCGTCCATCGGACGGTTCTGCTCGGCCATGGACTGATCGGGGGCGGTTACGTTCCACTGCTGGCTGCCATTCTTGTTGCCATCATCGGTACGGCGCTCATCGTGGCGTTGGCGTGTGTCTTCCGACAGGATGTGAGGCTCTGGGCCCACGCACGGTACGGTGTGCGGTTGGTGAAGGATCCGATTATTGTGGGTGCTGGACGCAAGGAGGCGGATTCGGACCGCCTATACGACTGCTATCTGGTGCACAGTGTGCACGACAGTGACTTCGTCGGGCGACTCCTCGGTGCTGAGCTGCAACTGCACGGATACTCCGTGTGTCTTCACCATCGGGACGTACACCCCGGTGCGTTCCTGGCCGACTCCTTACAGGGTGCGGCTGATGCTGCCCGCAAGCTCCTGCTGGTCGTCTCCATGAACTTCCTGCAGACCGAATGGTCCCAGCCGCAGTTCCGCGTGGCGCTCCAGTCGGTCATCGAGAGCATCCGGCCGGCACACCGGCGGCACAAGATCGTGCTCGTGCTTACGGCACCGGTCGAGATAGTGGCGATGGATCCCATCATGCATCTGCTGATCCGCACCTGTACCGTCGCGTGCTGGGGTGAGCGCAAGTTCTGGGACAAGCTGCGGTACGCGCTGCCGGACGTGCCAAAGGACCGCGTACCCACCAAGCTCGGGGACATCACGCGCAGCCCGGCCAATCTGCGCTACACACCCGCCCCGACCTCGCTCGAGCAGTGGTGCAAGATCAGCCCGAGcgagggtggtggtggtgcgggcGGGGTAGTAGTACCGCCCGGTGGGCCCGTCCCGGTTCCGGTGGCCATCCCGCAGAGTACGCCATCGCAGAGCAC